Proteins encoded in a region of the Xylocopa sonorina isolate GNS202 chromosome 11, iyXylSono1_principal, whole genome shotgun sequence genome:
- the LOC143428869 gene encoding uncharacterized protein LOC143428869, producing the protein MLAASICREVHFTVLSSTTMASRVPRCLFGKPNSRETVEMLQEALDAERSKFAKRWGVDPRSEDKENNYQRKHHDKYEQSPKKRNNPYSRQTSIHDYWRARKVCEVNKKPLASSVDAAKQQNEASKTSKATKSSKKPSQN; encoded by the exons ATGCTGGCAGCTTCGATCTGTCGCGAGGTTCACTTCACAGTGTTGTCCAGCACGACGATGGCATCGCGCGTACCACGTTGCCTCTTTGGCAAACCGAACTCGAGGGAGACCGTCGAGATGCTCCAAGAGGCGCTCGACGCCGAGAGAAGCAAATTCGCGAAGCGATGGGGCGTCGATCCCCGTTCCGAGGACAAAGAGAACAACTACCAGAGGAAGCACCACGACAAGTACGAGCAGTCGCCGAAAAAACGGAACAATCCGTATTCCAGGCAGACCAGTATTCACG ATTACTGGCGAGCTCGGAAGGTGTGCGAGGTAAATAAGAAACCTCTTGCATCATCGGTGGACGCCGCGAAACAGCAGAACGAAGCGTCGAAAACGTCGAAGGCGACGAAGTCGTCGAAAAAACCGTCGCAGAATTGA